The genome window CGCCGGACGGTATCTGGCTGATGAATGCCGAAGGCAGTGGCATTACTCACCTCAACCGGCAGAAAGAAGGCGAATATAAAGGTCGCACGCCAACAGGCCTCGAAGTTGTACTGCAACGCACACCTTAGTTGCCGTTATAAGCAAATAACTTGATTTCATTAGTTGACCGCTCCGTTAACCGGGGCTGGGGAAACTATTGCGCGCAATTTGGTTCAAGGAAGATCAGACACCATGGCAAAGTCCCATGCCGTCGCGCCGTTATTCAAGGCGCTGGGTGAGTACAAGAGTATTTTGATCAGCATTGGCTGTTTCACGGCATTGATTAACCTGCTGATGCTGGTGCCGTCGATTTATATGCTGCAAGTGTATGACCGCGTGCTGTCCTCCCAGAATGAAACCACCCTGGTGATGCTGACGCTGATGGTCGTGGGCTTCTTTGCCTTTATTGGCCTGCTGGAGGTAATCCGCAGTTTTATCGTGATCCGCATCGGCAGCCAACTGGAGCGGCGTTTCAACTTGCGCGTGTACAAGGCTGCATTCGAACGCAACCTGCAACGCGGCCAGGGGCACGCCGGACAATCCCTGGGCGATTTGACCCACATCCGCCAATTCATCACGGGGCCGGCGCTGTTCGCATTTTTCGATGCGCCGTGGTTTCCCATCTACCTGTTTGTAATTTTCCTGTTCAACGTCTGGTTGGGCGTACTCGCTACGGCCGGCGCCGTGCTGCTGATCGGCCTGGCATGCCTGAATGAATACCTGACCAAAAAGCCCTTGGGCGAAGCCAGCGGCTACTCCCAGCAATCCACGCAACTGGCCACCAGCCACTTGCACAATGCCGAGACCATCCAGGCCATGGGCATGCTCGGCGCACTGCGCACCCGCTGGTTTGCGCTGCATTCGCAGTTTCTCGGCTTGCAGAACAAGGCCAGTGACACCGGTTCGGTGATCACCTCCCTGAGCAAATCCCTGCGCCTGTGCCTGCAATCGCTGGTGCTCGGCCTGGGGGCGTTGCTGGTGATCAAGGGCGATATGACCGCCGGGATGATGATCGCCGGCTCCATCCTGATGGGCCGGGTGCTCAGCCCCATCGACCAGTTGATCGCGGTGTGGAAGCAATGGAGTGCGGCCAAGCTGGCCTATCAGCGCCTGGACGACTTGCTGCGCGAGTTCCCCCCGCAGGTCGAGCAGATGAAGCTGCCGGCGCCCAAGGGCCAGGTCAGCTTCGAACAGGTCAGCGCCGGCCCGCCCGGGCGGCGTATGGCGACCCTGCACCAGGTCAGCTTCAACCTCGGCGCCGGCGAAGTGCTCGGTGTACTCGGGGCGTCGGGCTCCGGCAAATCCACCCTGGCCCGTGTGCTGGTGGGCGTATGGCCGACACTGGCGGGCAGCGTGCGCCTGGATGGCGCCGACATTCATCGCTGGGACCGCGACGACCTTGGTCCGCACATCGGCTACCTGCCCCAGGACATCGAGCTGTTCAGCGGCAGCATCGCCGACAACATCGCCCGCTTTCGCGAGGCCAACCCCGAGCAGGTGGTGCGTGCTGCGCAGCAGGCCGGTGTGCACGAATTGATCCTG of Pseudomonas azotoformans contains these proteins:
- a CDS encoding type I secretion system permease/ATPase, with amino-acid sequence MAKSHAVAPLFKALGEYKSILISIGCFTALINLLMLVPSIYMLQVYDRVLSSQNETTLVMLTLMVVGFFAFIGLLEVIRSFIVIRIGSQLERRFNLRVYKAAFERNLQRGQGHAGQSLGDLTHIRQFITGPALFAFFDAPWFPIYLFVIFLFNVWLGVLATAGAVLLIGLACLNEYLTKKPLGEASGYSQQSTQLATSHLHNAETIQAMGMLGALRTRWFALHSQFLGLQNKASDTGSVITSLSKSLRLCLQSLVLGLGALLVIKGDMTAGMMIAGSILMGRVLSPIDQLIAVWKQWSAAKLAYQRLDDLLREFPPQVEQMKLPAPKGQVSFEQVSAGPPGRRMATLHQVSFNLGAGEVLGVLGASGSGKSTLARVLVGVWPTLAGSVRLDGADIHRWDRDDLGPHIGYLPQDIELFSGSIADNIARFREANPEQVVRAAQQAGVHELILRLPQGYDTVLGDNGGGLSGGQKQRVALARALYGGPRLIVLDEPNSNLDTVGEAALASAIVQMKAQGSSVVLVTHRSSALAQADKLLVLSDGHLQAFGPSHEVLRALSGQPETPKDKPGVSFSRQYQATRNPGA